From a region of the Deltaproteobacteria bacterium genome:
- a CDS encoding Lpp/OprI family alanine-zipper lipoprotein yields the protein MKKSLFLITMMLVLPTLMISCATTGDLQKVQAEQKMIDAKADQALKDAQAAKTAADAAKMKADESSVRADSAIKAAEERQKAAEERERIADEKAKKADEAFHKSMKK from the coding sequence CTGATCACGATGATGCTTGTTCTACCGACCCTGATGATCTCATGCGCAACAACCGGTGACCTCCAGAAAGTGCAGGCGGAGCAGAAAATGATCGATGCGAAAGCGGACCAGGCGTTGAAGGATGCGCAAGCCGCCAAGACTGCAGCCGATGCGGCCAAGATGAAGGCGGATGAATCGTCGGTCCGCGCCGATAGTGCCATAAAGGCGGCGGAGGAAAGGCAAAAGGCGGCAGAGGAAAGGGAAAGGATCGCCGATGAAAAGGCGAAAAAAGCTGACGAAGCTTTCCATAAGTCGATGAAGAAGTAA